The following proteins are encoded in a genomic region of Coregonus clupeaformis isolate EN_2021a unplaced genomic scaffold, ASM2061545v1 scaf0563, whole genome shotgun sequence:
- the LOC121575683 gene encoding ATM interactor-like translates to MAASASGKANRNDNASMGSQKCIQEHPAQTREIIKPSIMELTKEVRTNILCTVEGCGKILPNTPALNMHLVKSHRVKDGLVNPTIRKDMKGSQKLLYCCPIEGCPRGPNRPFSQFSLVKQHFMKMHAEKKHRCSKCNNGYSTEWDLRRHIEDCGRTYRCTCGCPYASRAALLSHIYRTGHEVPTEHRYPPVKKRKMERQISGAEKVMPSELMCQIIKTDRELSEGSLPSDRVCHNNPPKHLQKLLLPKPKVALVNFPVMQLAHLPVFLPSTESGVLRSVVLAVDSQGSFSTLHLMPQSMVPHLDPKTLGFRGSMPASRSSLGPVSMGVQVSLESVGSGNDPGGVRGRGTSTNIQTDISYLSRMPMGDGVGMEVCPIGESSVSSCSQTDISVSAQVLLPVSVETQTFPSKAKATTTIGAQTDTHTHTLSQLSCPYSSPSQSPYITKQTQTSLPLTGSEERAQMDQAIMCSDLFDSYSLSVSTQTALTDGHFKTHGVDDPLSGASNGLYDDDKSAGGMCFGMQTDNLQSGSMADNQTQTTLALFNDLENILSGHSLSGHQTQTDSSTGCGSGLGSVQEQHTCIDFDFEEFLNAAHIQTQTEESGLGADTPLEVLDIQTQTDFLLLEGLGNSEGPGRSQASDLELEMFDTQTQTDLNFLLKAGGHMPLGNILRQSSFSMSTESSDTETQTDLRQPLTPNSNTLPSVSQGDQARLLSSTETQTVTDASSEGLGNLFLTSNETQTVMDDFLSADMAWNMESHFSSVETQTCEELFALFQHSEKVNS, encoded by the exons GACGGTCTTGTCAACCCCACCATCAGGAAGGACATGAAGGGCTCCCAGAAGCTGCTCTACTGTTGTCCCATAGAGGGCTGTCCACGAGGCCCCAACAGACCCTTCTCTCAGTTCTCCCTGGTTAAACAG CACTTTATGAAGATGCATGCAGAGAAGAAGCACAGGTGTTCCAAGTGCAACAACGGCTACAGCACAGAGTGGGACCTGAGGCGCCACATAGAGGACTGTGGGAGGACCTACCGCTGCACGTGTGGCTGCCCTTACGCCAGCAGAGCGGCGCTACTGTCACATATCTACAGGACCGGCCATGAGGTCCCCACAGAACACAG GTATCCACCAGTGAAAAAGCGGAAGATGGAGAGACAGATAAGTGGAGCAGAAAAAGTCATGCCCAGTGAATTAATGTGTCAGATCATAAAAACTGACAGAGAACTTTCAGAGGGCTCCCTCCCTTCAGACAGGGTCTGCCACAACAACCCCCCAAAACACCTCCAGAAGCTCCTCCTACCCAAGCCCAAAGTGGCACTGGTGAATTTCCCTGTGATGCAGCTGGCCCATCTCCCCGTCTTCCTCCCCTCCACAGAGAGCGGGGTTCTGAGGTCTGTGGTGCTGGCCGTGGACAGCCAGGGCTCCTTCAGCACCCTCCACCTCATGCCCCAGTCCATGGTGCCCCACCTGGACCCTAAGACCCTGGGCTTCAGGGGCAGCATGCCTGCCTCCCGCTCCAGTCTGGGGCCTGTCAGCATGGGGGTGCAGGTGAGTCTGGAGTCAGTGGGCTCTGGCAATGACCCAGGAGGAGTCAGGGGGAGAGGTACCTCCACCAACATCCAGACAGACATCTCATACTTGTCCAGGATGCCTATGGGGGACGGGGTGGGGATGGAGGTGTGCCCCATTGGTGAGTCATCAGTCTCATCGTGTTCTCAGACAGATATTAGTGTGAGTGCTCAGGTCCTGCTGCCAGTCAGTGTAGAGACCCAGACATTTCCCTCTAAGGCCAAAGCCACCACCACCATCGGGGCGCAGACCGACACCCATACCCACACCCTCAGCCAGCTGTCCTGCCCCTATTCCTCCCCATCCCAGTCCCCCTACATCACCAAGCAGACCCAGACCAGCCTCCCCCTGACTGGGTCAGAAGAGAGGGCTCAGATGGACCAGGCCATCATGTGCTCAGACCTCTTCGACAGCTACTCCCTCAGCGTCTCCACACAGACGGCACTGACAGACGGACACTTCAAAACCCACGGTGTCGACGACCCCCTCTCCGGCGCCAGTAATGGTCTCTATGACGACGACAAGTCAGCAGGAGGCATGTGTTTTGGCATGCAGACAGACAATCTCCAGTCGGGCAGCATGGCGGACAACCAAACCCAGACCACCTTGGCTCTGTTCAATGACCTGGAGAACATCTTGTCGGGTCACTCTCTGTCCGGTCACCAGACGCAGACGGATTCTTCAACAGGCTGTGGATCAGGTCTGGGCTCTGTTCAGGAACAGCACACGTGCATCGACTTTGACTTTGAGGAATTCCTGAACGCGGCCCACATCCAGACTCAGACGGAGGAGAGCGGGCTGGGGGCCGACACACCCCTGGAGGTCCTGGACATCCAGACCCAGACAGACTTCCTCCTTCTGGAGGGCCTGGGAAACAGTGAGGGGCCGGGCCGGAGCCAGGCCAGCGACCTGGAACTGGAGATGTTTGACACCCAGACCCAGACAGACCTCAACTTCCTGCTGAAAGCCGGAGGCCACATGCCCCTGGGCAACATTCTGCGACAGTCCAGCTTCTCCATGAGCACAGAGTCCTCTGACACTGAGACGCAGACCGACCTCCGCCAACCGCTGACACCAAACTCCAACAcccttccctctgtctcccagGGCGATCAGGCCAGGCTCTTGAGCAGCACAGAGACTCAGACGGTGACCGACGCATCTTCTGAGGGCCTCGGAAACCTCTTTCTGACCAGCAACGAGACCCAGACAGTCATGGACGACTTCCTGTCAGCTGACATGGCTTGGAACATGGAGTCCCACTTCAGCTCGGTGGAGACGCAGACGTGTGAGGAGCTATTTGCTCTCTTTCAGCACTCCGAGAAGGTCAACAGCTGA